The window GGCCACCAGACCTCATTTTGTTAGATATCAAAATGCCGGAAATGGACGGTTATGAGGTTTGCAAAAGAATCAGACAAAAGGACATCCTTGCTGACACCCCCATAATATTCATCAGTGCCCTGAATGAACCCGAAGACAAGGTCAAGGCCTTTTCCCTTGGCGGGGTTGACTACATTACCAAACCATTCAACGACCAGGAAGTGCAGGCCAGGGTGGCCACACATATCAGACTGCGTCATCTCAACAGGCAGCTTCAAACTCAAAACCAGCAACTGGAACAGCTTGTGGAAAATAAAGTCAGAGAGATTGCTGAATCCCAGCTGGCCACCATTCATGCTTTATCCGAGCTTGTTGAATCGCGTGATGTTGAAACCGGGGGGCACATCGAAAGAACCAGGCTCTACTGCAAGTTTCTGGCCTTAGAAATGAAAGAAAGCCCAAGATTTTTCGGCAAGGTTGGCAGCTCTTTTGTTGAC is drawn from Desulfonatronovibrio magnus and contains these coding sequences:
- a CDS encoding response regulator encodes the protein MKDTRQDTVMIVDDTPANLNLLTDILKSQGYRVAAFPAGEDALKAASKRPPDLILLDIKMPEMDGYEVCKRIRQKDILADTPIIFISALNEPEDKVKAFSLGGVDYITKPFNDQEVQARVATHIRLRHLNRQLQTQNQQLEQLVENKVREIAESQLATIHALSELVESRDVETGGHIERTRLYCKFLALEMKESPRFFGKVGSSFVDNIYKPRHCMILESLEFQTGFFLKKASSTGRNLMRLNLM